Proteins from a genomic interval of Pseudomonas silesiensis:
- a CDS encoding MurR/RpiR family transcriptional regulator has product MRNLLEQIQNRLEDLNKAERKVAEVILLNPQQATRFSIAALAQASKVSEPTVNRFCRSFGVSGYPELKLQLAQSLASGAAYVSRAVEADDNPEAYTKKIFGSAIASLDSALQALDPNLISRAVDLLIQARQIHFFGLGASAPVALDAQHKFFRFNLAVTAHADVLMQRMIASVAHTGELFVIISYTGRTRELVEVARLARENGASVLGLTAEGSPLAKASTLSLNIPLPEDTDIYMPMTSRIIQLTVLDVLATGMTLRRGVDFQPHLRKIKESLNASRYPIGDEFN; this is encoded by the coding sequence GTGCGAAATTTACTGGAGCAGATCCAGAATCGCCTTGAAGACCTGAACAAGGCAGAACGTAAAGTCGCCGAAGTGATCCTGCTCAACCCACAGCAGGCCACCCGGTTCAGCATCGCCGCCCTCGCCCAGGCCTCGAAGGTCAGCGAGCCGACGGTCAACCGTTTTTGCCGGTCGTTCGGTGTCAGCGGTTACCCCGAACTGAAACTGCAGCTGGCCCAGAGCCTGGCCAGTGGCGCGGCGTATGTCAGCCGTGCGGTCGAGGCCGATGACAACCCTGAAGCCTATACCAAGAAGATTTTCGGCAGTGCCATCGCCTCATTGGACAGTGCCTTGCAGGCGCTGGATCCGAACCTGATCAGCCGCGCCGTCGACCTGTTGATCCAGGCCCGGCAGATCCACTTCTTCGGCCTCGGCGCCTCGGCTCCGGTGGCGCTGGACGCGCAGCACAAGTTCTTCCGCTTCAACCTGGCCGTCACCGCCCATGCGGACGTGCTGATGCAGCGCATGATTGCTTCGGTCGCCCATACCGGCGAGTTGTTCGTGATCATTTCCTACACCGGCCGCACCCGGGAACTGGTGGAAGTGGCGCGCCTGGCCCGGGAAAACGGCGCTTCGGTGTTGGGCCTGACCGCTGAAGGTTCGCCATTGGCCAAAGCCAGCACCTTGAGCCTGAACATTCCGTTGCCGGAAGACACCGACATCTATATGCCGATGACGTCGCGGATCATTCAACTGACCGTGCTGGACGTGCTGGCGACCGGCATGACCTTGCGCCGGGGGGTGGATTTCCAGCCGCATTTGCGCAAGATCAAGGAAAGCCTGAATGCCAGTCGGTATCCGATTGGGGATGAGTTTAACTAG
- a CDS encoding D-hexose-6-phosphate mutarotase encodes MHEHPLQRFYKSLRKRPVFAWERYQMRDVLVIDHPLCQAVFSRQGAQLLHFQPRDQKPWLWCAAKWPHVGAIRGGVPVCWPWYGRHPSENAWPSHGWARLLDWKLLDSSSDDDGVRLHWQLQLCDWQVDLHAHLGERMELRLCTEHQDSLPCQLSQALHAYWRIGDVGEVALSGLDGAHGYDHLNRQVCQQDGELRVEGGCQRVFQQEGELQLKDHAWQRALCIDTGDDADTVVWHPGSRPLLGVSWNEMGEFVCVEAASGGTDSLSLAPGQKAHLSLQARVGV; translated from the coding sequence ATGCATGAGCATCCGCTACAACGCTTCTACAAATCCTTGCGCAAACGGCCGGTATTCGCGTGGGAGCGCTATCAGATGCGCGATGTGCTGGTGATCGATCATCCGCTGTGTCAGGCGGTGTTCAGTCGGCAGGGCGCGCAATTGTTGCACTTTCAGCCCCGGGACCAGAAACCCTGGCTCTGGTGCGCGGCAAAATGGCCGCATGTCGGGGCGATTCGCGGCGGGGTACCGGTGTGCTGGCCCTGGTATGGTCGCCATCCGAGCGAAAACGCCTGGCCGTCCCATGGCTGGGCCCGGCTGCTCGACTGGAAGCTGCTGGACAGTAGCAGTGACGACGACGGCGTACGTCTGCACTGGCAACTGCAGTTGTGTGACTGGCAAGTGGACTTGCATGCGCACCTGGGGGAGCGCATGGAGTTGCGCCTGTGCACCGAGCATCAGGACAGCCTGCCGTGCCAGTTGAGTCAGGCGTTGCACGCGTATTGGCGTATTGGCGACGTTGGTGAGGTAGCGCTGTCTGGCCTTGACGGGGCGCACGGCTACGACCATTTGAACCGCCAGGTTTGCCAGCAGGATGGCGAGTTGCGAGTCGAGGGCGGCTGTCAGCGAGTGTTTCAGCAGGAAGGGGAGTTGCAGCTCAAGGATCACGCCTGGCAGCGGGCGTTGTGCATCGACACCGGCGACGATGCGGACACGGTGGTCTGGCATCCCGGGTCACGGCCGTTGCTGGGGGTGAGCTGGAACGAAATGGGCGAGTTTGTCTGTGTCGAAGCGGCGAGCGGCGGGACCGACAGCCTGAGCCTGGCGCCGGGGCAGAAAGCGCATTTGAGTTTGCAGGCGCGGGTTGGAGTTTAG
- a CDS encoding carbohydrate porin: protein MKKNNNAQLICQLSAIAAMTLAGSVQAADAFSADSEWMTGDWGGERTRLIEQGIDIKMDYVGEVGGNLHGGYNDDKTARYADQFGLGVALDLQKLWGWDNTQAKFQLTNRNGENISNDRVGDPRAGTLSSSQEVYGRGHMVRLTQLWIKHQFLDNKLDVKAGYFGEGEDFNTFPCEFQNLAFCGSQVGNWATNIWYNWPVMQAAVRVKYNISPEWYAQIGAYNQNPSQLEHGNGFKLSGSGTEGTVLPVELVWLPNPGNLPGEYRVGYYKSTANADDVRKDADGNDAATSGNAYRSHDSKHGYWFVAQQQLTSHNGDASRGLNIAANATFHDKDTNFVDNYQSLMFVYKGPFDARPKDDMGIGFARIHVNDDVKKNAELVNASNGVTEYEDPLFSPLRSTEYNYEINYGFHVTNWLTVRPNLQYITHPGGVDEVDNALVAGLKIQSVF from the coding sequence ATGAAGAAGAACAACAACGCTCAGCTTATCTGCCAGTTATCAGCGATTGCGGCAATGACGCTGGCCGGCAGTGTGCAGGCGGCTGACGCGTTCAGCGCCGATTCCGAATGGATGACCGGTGATTGGGGTGGTGAGCGGACCCGGCTGATCGAGCAGGGTATCGACATCAAGATGGACTACGTCGGCGAAGTGGGTGGCAACCTCCATGGCGGCTACAACGACGACAAGACGGCGCGTTACGCCGACCAGTTTGGCCTGGGCGTGGCGTTGGACCTGCAAAAGCTGTGGGGCTGGGATAACACCCAGGCCAAGTTCCAGCTCACCAACCGTAATGGCGAGAACATCTCCAATGACCGTGTCGGCGACCCGCGTGCCGGTACCTTGAGTTCCTCCCAGGAAGTCTACGGCCGTGGCCATATGGTCCGTCTGACCCAGTTGTGGATCAAGCACCAGTTCCTCGACAATAAACTGGACGTCAAGGCCGGTTACTTCGGCGAAGGCGAAGACTTCAACACCTTCCCCTGCGAGTTCCAGAACCTGGCGTTCTGCGGGTCCCAGGTGGGTAACTGGGCGACCAACATCTGGTACAACTGGCCGGTCATGCAAGCTGCGGTCCGCGTGAAGTACAACATCTCGCCCGAGTGGTATGCGCAGATCGGCGCGTACAACCAGAACCCCTCGCAACTGGAGCACGGTAACGGTTTCAAGCTGAGCGGCAGTGGTACCGAGGGCACCGTCTTGCCGGTGGAACTGGTCTGGTTGCCGAACCCTGGCAACCTGCCGGGCGAATACCGTGTCGGTTACTACAAAAGTACGGCCAATGCCGATGACGTCCGTAAAGATGCCGACGGCAATGATGCAGCAACCAGCGGTAACGCCTATCGCAGCCACGATAGCAAGCACGGCTACTGGTTCGTGGCGCAGCAACAACTCACCAGCCACAACGGTGACGCGTCCCGCGGTCTGAACATCGCAGCGAACGCCACTTTTCACGACAAGGACACCAACTTCGTCGACAACTACCAGTCGCTGATGTTTGTGTACAAAGGCCCGTTCGATGCACGTCCAAAAGATGACATGGGTATCGGTTTCGCCCGTATCCATGTCAATGATGACGTGAAGAAAAACGCCGAGCTGGTCAACGCCTCCAATGGTGTTACCGAGTACGAGGATCCACTGTTCTCGCCGCTGCGTAGCACCGAGTACAACTACGAGATCAACTACGGCTTCCACGTTACCAACTGGCTGACCGTGCGACCTAACCTGCAATACATTACTCACCCGGGCGGTGTGGACGAAGTGGACAATGCGCTGGTGGCCGGCTTGAAAATTCAGTCGGTGTTCTAA
- a CDS encoding ABC transporter ATP-binding protein, with amino-acid sequence MATLELRNVNKTYGAGLPDTLKNIELKIDDGEFLILVGPSGCGKSTLMNCIAGLENISGGAILVDDADISGMSPKDRDIAMVFQSYALYPTMSVRDNIAFGLKIRKMPAAEIDEEVARVAKLLQIEHLLSRKPGQLSGGQQQRVAMGRALARRPKIYLFDEPLSNLDAKLRVEMRTEMKLMHQRLKTTTVYVTHDQIEAMTLGDKVAVMKDGIIQQFGTPKDIYNNPANLFVASFIGSPPMNFIPLRLQRKDGRLVALLDSGQARCELPLGMQDAGLEDREVILGMRPEQIVLAGSEPNGLPTIRAEVQVTEPTGPDTLVFVNLNETKVCCRLAPDVAPAVGETLTLQFDPSKVLLFDAKTGERLGVAVLPKTEAHTANVAQFKGR; translated from the coding sequence ATGGCAACTCTCGAATTACGCAACGTCAACAAGACCTACGGCGCCGGTTTGCCGGACACCCTGAAGAACATCGAACTGAAGATCGATGACGGTGAGTTCCTGATCCTGGTCGGCCCCTCGGGCTGCGGTAAATCCACGCTGATGAACTGCATCGCCGGTCTGGAAAACATCAGCGGCGGGGCGATCCTGGTGGACGACGCCGACATCAGCGGCATGAGCCCGAAGGATCGCGACATCGCCATGGTGTTCCAGTCCTACGCGCTGTACCCGACCATGAGCGTGCGCGACAACATCGCGTTCGGCCTGAAGATTCGCAAGATGCCCGCCGCCGAGATCGACGAAGAAGTCGCCCGCGTCGCCAAGCTGCTGCAGATCGAACACCTGCTCAGCCGCAAGCCCGGACAGCTCTCCGGCGGCCAGCAACAGCGTGTGGCCATGGGCCGGGCCCTGGCGCGGCGGCCGAAGATCTACCTGTTCGATGAACCGCTGTCCAACCTCGACGCCAAGCTGCGGGTCGAGATGCGCACCGAAATGAAACTGATGCACCAGCGCCTGAAAACCACCACGGTCTATGTGACCCACGACCAGATCGAAGCCATGACCCTGGGCGACAAGGTGGCGGTGATGAAGGACGGGATCATTCAGCAGTTCGGCACGCCGAAAGACATCTACAACAACCCGGCCAACCTGTTCGTGGCGAGCTTCATCGGTTCGCCGCCGATGAACTTTATCCCCCTGCGTCTGCAGCGCAAGGACGGTCGTCTGGTGGCGCTGCTCGACAGTGGCCAGGCGCGTTGCGAGTTGCCGCTGGGCATGCAGGACGCCGGGCTCGAAGACCGCGAAGTGATCCTCGGCATGCGCCCGGAGCAGATCGTGCTGGCGGGCAGCGAGCCGAACGGGTTGCCGACCATCCGCGCCGAAGTCCAGGTCACCGAACCGACCGGGCCCGACACCCTGGTGTTCGTCAACCTCAACGAAACCAAGGTCTGCTGCCGCCTTGCGCCGGACGTCGCGCCGGCCGTGGGCGAGACCCTGACCCTGCAGTTCGACCCATCGAAAGTGTTGCTGTTCGATGCGAAAACCGGTGAGCGGCTGGGGGTGGCCGTCCTGCCGAAAACCGAGGCCCACACTGCCAACGTAGCCCAATTCAAAGGCCGCTGA
- a CDS encoding carbohydrate ABC transporter permease encodes MSNQLGKPALSFSRVAIYATLLLAAAVYLIPLVVMLLTSFKTPEDIRTGNLLSWPQVIDGIGWIKAWDSVGSYFWNSVKITVPAVLISTFIGAMNGYVLSMWRFRGSQLFFGLLLFGCFLPFQTVLLPASFTLGKIGLANTTTGLVLVHVVYGLAFTTLFFRNYYVSIPDALVKAARLDGAGFFTIFWKILLPMSIPIVMVCLIWQFTQIWNDFLFGVVFASGDAQPITVALNNLVNTSTGAKEYNVDMAAAMIAGLPTLLVYIFAGKYFLRGLTSGAVKG; translated from the coding sequence ATGAGTAATCAACTTGGCAAACCGGCCCTGAGTTTCAGCCGCGTCGCCATCTACGCCACGTTGCTGCTGGCCGCTGCGGTCTATCTGATCCCGCTGGTGGTGATGCTGCTGACCAGTTTCAAGACCCCGGAAGACATCCGCACCGGCAACTTGCTCAGCTGGCCGCAAGTGATCGACGGCATCGGCTGGATCAAGGCCTGGGACAGTGTCGGCAGCTATTTCTGGAACTCGGTGAAAATCACGGTGCCCGCCGTCCTGATCTCCACCTTCATCGGTGCAATGAACGGCTACGTGCTGTCGATGTGGCGCTTCCGCGGTTCGCAACTGTTCTTCGGCCTGTTGCTGTTCGGCTGCTTCCTGCCGTTCCAGACTGTCCTGCTGCCAGCCTCGTTCACCCTCGGCAAGATCGGCCTGGCCAATACCACCACTGGCCTGGTGCTGGTGCATGTGGTCTACGGCCTGGCGTTCACCACGCTGTTCTTCCGCAACTATTACGTGAGCATCCCGGATGCACTGGTCAAGGCCGCACGCCTGGATGGCGCAGGCTTCTTCACGATTTTCTGGAAGATCCTGCTGCCGATGTCGATCCCGATCGTGATGGTCTGCCTGATCTGGCAGTTCACCCAGATCTGGAATGACTTCCTGTTCGGCGTGGTCTTCGCCAGTGGCGACGCCCAGCCGATTACCGTGGCCCTGAACAACCTGGTCAATACCAGCACCGGGGCCAAGGAATACAACGTTGATATGGCCGCCGCGATGATCGCCGGGCTGCCGACACTGCTGGTCTACATATTCGCTGGCAAGTATTTCCTGCGTGGGCTGACGTCCGGCGCGGTCAAGGGGTAA
- a CDS encoding carbohydrate ABC transporter permease yields MSSVAVFSKASPFDALQRWLPKLVLAPSMLIVLVGFYGYIIWTFVLSFTNSSFMPSYKWVGLQQYIRLMDNDRWWVASKNLALFGGMFIGISLVLGVFLAVLLDQRIRKEGFIRTVYLYPMALSMIVTGTAWKWLLNPGLGLDKMLRDWGWEGFRLDWLVDQDRVVYCLVIAAVWQASGFVMAMFLAGLRGVDQSIIRAAQVDGASLPTIYLKIVLPSLRPVFFSAFMILAHIAIKSFDLVAAMTAGGPGYSSDLPAMFMYSFTFSRGQMGIGSASAMMMLGAILAILVPYLYSELRGKRHE; encoded by the coding sequence ATGAGCTCTGTGGCGGTTTTCAGCAAAGCCTCACCGTTCGATGCGCTGCAACGCTGGTTACCCAAGTTGGTACTCGCGCCGAGCATGCTGATCGTGTTGGTTGGCTTCTACGGTTACATCATCTGGACATTCGTACTGTCCTTCACCAATTCCAGCTTCATGCCGAGCTACAAATGGGTCGGCCTGCAGCAATACATCCGCCTGATGGACAACGATCGCTGGTGGGTCGCGAGCAAGAACCTCGCGCTCTTCGGTGGCATGTTCATCGGCATCAGCCTGGTGTTGGGGGTGTTCCTTGCCGTGCTGCTGGACCAGCGCATTCGCAAGGAAGGCTTCATCCGCACCGTCTATCTGTACCCGATGGCGCTGTCGATGATTGTCACCGGCACCGCGTGGAAGTGGCTGCTCAACCCAGGCCTTGGCCTGGACAAGATGCTGCGTGACTGGGGCTGGGAAGGCTTTCGTCTCGACTGGCTGGTGGATCAGGATCGTGTGGTTTACTGCCTGGTGATCGCCGCCGTGTGGCAAGCCTCAGGGTTTGTCATGGCGATGTTCCTTGCCGGCCTGCGCGGTGTCGATCAGTCGATTATCCGTGCCGCGCAAGTCGACGGCGCGAGCCTGCCGACCATCTATTTGAAGATCGTGCTGCCGAGCCTGCGCCCGGTGTTTTTCAGCGCCTTCATGATCCTCGCGCACATCGCGATCAAGAGCTTCGACCTGGTGGCGGCCATGACGGCGGGCGGCCCTGGCTACTCGTCCGACCTGCCGGCGATGTTCATGTATTCCTTCACCTTCAGCCGGGGCCAGATGGGCATTGGTTCGGCCAGCGCCATGATGATGCTCGGCGCGATCCTGGCGATTCTGGTGCCGTACCTGTACTCCGAATTGCGAGGCAAACGCCATGAGTAA
- a CDS encoding ABC transporter substrate-binding protein, which translates to MNAISRLATVISLASLLPLSAFPLSALAADAKGSVEVVHWWTSGGEKAAVDVLKAQVEKDGFTWKDGAVAGGGGSTAMTVLKSRAVAGNPPGVAQIKGPDIQEWGSTGLLSTDALKDVSKSENWDGLLPAKVSDTVKYEGDYVAVPVNIHRVNWLWINPQVFKKAGIDKAPTTLEEFYAAGDKLKAAGFIALAHGGQPWQDSTVFEDVVLSVMGADGYKKALVDLDQKTLSGAEMTKAFTELKKLTGYMDPNRAGRDWNIAAADVINGKAGMQMMGDWAKSEWTAAKKVAGKDYECVPFPGTEKAFTYNIDSLAVFKLKADRKGDIAAQQDLAKVALGKDFQKIFSINKGSIPVRTDMLNDMSGLGFDACAQAAAKDFLADEKTGGLQPSMAHNMATSLAVQGAIFDVVTNFMNDKNADPAKASAQLASAVKAAQ; encoded by the coding sequence ATGAATGCGATTTCTCGCCTCGCTACTGTCATTTCTCTCGCTTCACTGCTTCCCCTGTCTGCATTCCCGCTGAGTGCCCTTGCCGCCGATGCCAAAGGCTCGGTGGAAGTCGTTCACTGGTGGACCTCCGGTGGTGAAAAGGCAGCAGTCGATGTGCTCAAGGCTCAAGTCGAAAAAGACGGCTTCACCTGGAAGGACGGCGCCGTCGCCGGTGGTGGCGGCTCCACGGCCATGACCGTGCTGAAAAGCCGCGCCGTTGCCGGTAACCCGCCAGGCGTCGCCCAGATCAAGGGCCCCGACATCCAGGAGTGGGGCAGCACGGGCCTGCTCAGCACTGATGCGCTGAAAGACGTTTCCAAGTCGGAAAACTGGGATGGCCTGCTGCCTGCGAAAGTCTCCGACACCGTAAAATACGAAGGTGACTACGTTGCGGTGCCGGTGAACATCCACCGCGTCAACTGGTTGTGGATCAACCCGCAAGTGTTCAAGAAAGCCGGGATCGACAAAGCCCCCACCACCCTCGAAGAATTCTATGCCGCCGGCGACAAGCTCAAGGCCGCAGGCTTTATCGCGCTCGCCCACGGTGGCCAGCCTTGGCAGGACAGCACCGTGTTCGAAGACGTGGTGCTCTCGGTCATGGGCGCCGACGGTTACAAAAAAGCCCTGGTAGACCTGGATCAGAAAACCCTCTCGGGTGCCGAAATGACCAAGGCCTTCACCGAGTTGAAAAAACTCACCGGCTACATGGACCCCAACCGCGCCGGTCGTGACTGGAACATCGCCGCCGCCGACGTCATCAACGGCAAGGCCGGCATGCAGATGATGGGCGACTGGGCCAAGAGCGAATGGACCGCGGCGAAGAAAGTCGCGGGCAAGGACTACGAGTGCGTGCCGTTCCCGGGCACCGAAAAAGCCTTCACCTACAACATCGACTCGCTGGCCGTGTTCAAGCTCAAGGCTGACCGCAAAGGCGACATCGCCGCCCAGCAAGACCTGGCCAAGGTCGCCTTGGGTAAAGACTTCCAGAAAATCTTCAGCATCAACAAAGGCTCGATCCCGGTGCGCACCGACATGCTCAACGACATGAGCGGCCTGGGCTTCGATGCTTGCGCGCAAGCCGCGGCCAAGGACTTCCTGGCGGACGAGAAGACCGGCGGCCTGCAGCCGAGCATGGCGCACAACATGGCGACCTCCCTGGCCGTGCAAGGCGCGATCTTCGACGTCGTCACCAACTTCATGAACGACAAGAACGCTGACCCGGCCAAGGCCAGCGCGCAACTGGCATCGGCTGTGAAAGCTGCCCAGTAA
- a CDS encoding AGE family epimerase/isomerase, whose protein sequence is MDTFQPAFSSWLNAPAHQQWLAAEGLRLLAFAKAAKLPEGFGNLDEKGRLPANARAETMNTARMTHSFAMAHIQGLPGFAELVDHGVKALGGPLRDAGHGGWFATAHHRDGDTGKAAYLHAFVALAASSAVVAQRPGALALLDDAIHIIDTYFWSEEEGAMRESFNRDWHVEEAYRGANSNMHATEAFLALADVTRDNRWLVRAQRIVERVIHTHAAANDFLVVEHFDRDWQPLLEYNHDHPADGFRPYGTTPGHGFEWARLLLHLEAARVRAGMPAPGWLATDAQKLFDNNCRDGWNVDGAPGIVYTLDWDNRAVVRHRLHWTHCEASAAASALLKRTGDERYEHWYRLFWEFCDSHFIDRRDGSWYHELDPQNRPSADIWAGKPDLYHAWQAVLIPRLPLAPSMATALGQLSQSAPV, encoded by the coding sequence ATGGACACCTTCCAACCCGCCTTCAGCAGTTGGCTGAATGCACCTGCCCATCAGCAATGGCTCGCCGCCGAAGGTCTGCGCCTGCTGGCGTTCGCCAAGGCCGCAAAGCTTCCCGAAGGCTTCGGCAACCTGGATGAAAAGGGCCGCCTGCCGGCCAACGCCCGCGCCGAAACCATGAACACCGCGCGCATGACCCACAGTTTCGCCATGGCCCACATCCAGGGGCTGCCGGGTTTTGCTGAGCTGGTGGATCACGGTGTCAAAGCCCTCGGCGGTCCGCTGCGCGACGCCGGGCACGGTGGCTGGTTCGCCACCGCCCATCATCGCGATGGCGATACCGGCAAGGCGGCTTACCTGCACGCGTTCGTCGCGTTGGCCGCCAGTTCCGCGGTCGTTGCGCAACGCCCCGGCGCCCTGGCCTTGCTCGATGACGCCATCCACATCATCGACACGTATTTCTGGAGCGAAGAGGAAGGCGCTATGCGCGAATCCTTCAATCGCGACTGGCACGTCGAGGAAGCCTATCGCGGCGCCAACAGCAATATGCACGCCACCGAAGCCTTCCTCGCCCTGGCCGACGTCACCCGTGACAACCGCTGGCTGGTCCGCGCCCAGCGCATCGTCGAGCGCGTCATCCATACGCACGCCGCCGCCAATGACTTTCTGGTGGTCGAGCATTTCGATCGCGACTGGCAACCGCTGCTCGAGTACAACCACGACCATCCGGCCGACGGGTTCCGCCCCTACGGCACCACGCCCGGCCACGGTTTCGAGTGGGCGCGGCTGTTGCTGCACCTCGAAGCGGCGCGGGTCCGGGCCGGGATGCCGGCGCCAGGCTGGCTCGCCACGGATGCGCAAAAACTGTTCGACAACAACTGCCGTGACGGATGGAACGTCGACGGTGCGCCGGGCATTGTCTACACCCTCGACTGGGACAATCGCGCCGTGGTTCGTCATCGCCTGCACTGGACCCATTGCGAAGCCAGCGCCGCCGCCAGCGCTCTGCTCAAGCGCACGGGCGACGAACGCTACGAGCACTGGTACCGGCTGTTCTGGGAGTTTTGTGACAGTCATTTCATCGACCGTCGCGACGGCAGCTGGTATCACGAACTCGATCCACAGAACCGCCCGAGTGCCGATATCTGGGCTGGCAAACCCGACCTGTATCACGCCTGGCAAGCCGTGCTGATCCCGCGCCTGCCGCTGGCGCCCAGCATGGCCACTGCGCTGGGGCAGTTGTCCCAGAGCGCTCCTGTGTAA
- a CDS encoding ATP-binding protein, with product MPRSLLGRMLLLTLLAVLFAQALSSVIWVSQLRATQLEGLVTSARSLAHSMTASVSYFRSLPVAFRPLVLDQLRSMGGTRFVVTLNDKPLGMEVLPITPRKAAVLKAVDEVLRQSLGQDTDISVTFVSPEDLRIFNGGLKLDELPRSWAHYALTLEPVNPPVLVTQIQMAPGEWLYIASLLPEPYTSLEEQGLPAQQVWFIVLTSGFLLLFIGLLVHWQSRPLKRLARAARDMSLGAEVEPVAEGGGSEVVEVGRAFNAMRERISRYLTERSQLFSAISHDLRTPITRLRLRVELLEDEQLQAKFGRDLDELELLVKGALQCVKDTDIHENIEPVDLNHVLDCLVEPYLAPNGNGRVTQQGRALAPYPGKPLALKRCIGNLIDNALKYGQNAHLHIDDDDSAFVLHVDDEGPGVPEQRLEQVFEPHFRLAGQQQGYGLGLGIARNIAHSHGGEVSLQNLREGGLRVTLQLPRSID from the coding sequence GTGCCGCGTTCGCTGCTGGGACGGATGTTGCTGCTGACCTTGCTGGCGGTGCTGTTCGCCCAGGCGCTGTCGAGCGTGATCTGGGTCTCGCAGCTGCGCGCGACCCAGCTCGAAGGGCTGGTCACCAGCGCCCGCAGCCTTGCGCATTCGATGACCGCCAGCGTCAGTTACTTCCGTTCATTGCCGGTGGCGTTCCGGCCGCTGGTGCTCGATCAGTTGCGCAGCATGGGCGGCACCCGGTTCGTGGTGACCCTCAACGATAAGCCCCTGGGCATGGAAGTGCTGCCGATTACCCCGCGCAAAGCGGCAGTGCTCAAAGCGGTTGACGAAGTGCTGCGCCAGTCCCTGGGCCAGGACACGGATATCTCGGTGACCTTTGTCAGCCCCGAAGACCTGCGGATTTTCAACGGCGGCCTCAAACTCGACGAGTTGCCTCGCTCCTGGGCGCATTACGCGCTGACCCTGGAACCGGTCAATCCGCCGGTGCTGGTCACCCAGATCCAGATGGCGCCGGGGGAATGGCTGTACATCGCTTCGCTGTTGCCCGAGCCCTACACCAGCCTTGAAGAACAGGGGCTGCCGGCGCAGCAGGTCTGGTTCATCGTGCTCACGAGCGGCTTCTTGCTGTTGTTCATCGGCCTGCTGGTGCACTGGCAGAGCCGACCGCTCAAACGTCTTGCACGGGCGGCGCGCGATATGTCGCTGGGGGCCGAAGTCGAACCGGTGGCAGAGGGCGGTGGCAGTGAAGTGGTCGAAGTGGGCCGTGCCTTCAACGCCATGCGCGAGCGCATCAGCCGTTATCTCACCGAACGCAGCCAGTTGTTCAGCGCGATTTCCCATGACCTGCGTACGCCGATTACCCGCTTGCGCCTGCGGGTCGAACTGCTGGAGGACGAACAACTGCAAGCCAAGTTCGGGCGCGATCTGGATGAGTTGGAGTTGCTGGTCAAAGGCGCGCTGCAATGCGTGAAAGACACCGACATTCACGAGAATATCGAGCCGGTGGACCTCAATCATGTGCTCGATTGTCTGGTGGAACCGTACCTGGCGCCCAATGGCAATGGCCGGGTGACCCAGCAAGGACGGGCGCTGGCGCCTTATCCGGGTAAGCCGTTGGCGCTCAAGCGCTGCATTGGCAACCTGATCGACAATGCGTTGAAGTACGGGCAGAACGCGCACCTGCACATCGATGACGATGACAGCGCGTTTGTCCTGCATGTCGATGATGAAGGGCCGGGGGTGCCGGAGCAGCGGCTGGAGCAGGTGTTCGAGCCGCACTTCAGGTTGGCGGGGCAGCAGCAGGGTTATGGGTTGGGGTTGGGGATTGCGCGCAATATTGCCCATAGTCATGGCGGTGAAGTCAGCCTGCAAAACCTGCGTGAAGGCGGGTTGCGCGTGACCCTTCAATTGCCTCGCAGTATTGATTAG
- a CDS encoding response regulator: protein MSSVNKSILLVDDDQEIRELLDTYLTRAGFQVRTTPDGAGFRQAMNEAPSDLVILDVMLPDEDGFSLCRWIRQHPRQAQVPIIMLTASSDEADRVIGLELGADDYLGKPFSPRELQARIKALLRRAQFGQERSGGEVLAFDDWRLDMVSHRLFHIDGEEVILSGADFALLKLFLDHPQEILDRDTIGNATRGRDLMPLDRIVDMAVSRLRQRLRDTEKPPRLIRTVRGSGYQLAATVVASNGH from the coding sequence GTGAGCTCAGTCAACAAGTCGATTTTGTTGGTCGATGACGATCAAGAGATACGCGAGTTGCTGGACACCTACCTGACCCGTGCCGGTTTCCAGGTCCGGACCACGCCCGATGGCGCAGGCTTTCGCCAGGCCATGAACGAGGCACCCAGCGATCTGGTGATTCTCGACGTGATGCTGCCCGACGAAGACGGTTTCAGTCTGTGCCGCTGGATTCGCCAGCACCCGCGTCAGGCCCAGGTGCCGATCATCATGCTCACCGCCAGTTCCGACGAGGCCGACCGGGTCATCGGCCTGGAACTGGGCGCCGACGACTACCTGGGCAAACCCTTCAGTCCCCGTGAACTGCAAGCACGCATCAAAGCACTGCTGCGCCGCGCGCAATTCGGCCAGGAACGCTCCGGCGGTGAAGTGCTGGCCTTCGATGACTGGCGCCTGGACATGGTCAGCCACCGCCTGTTCCACATCGACGGCGAAGAAGTGATTCTCTCCGGTGCCGATTTCGCCCTGCTGAAACTGTTCCTCGATCACCCTCAGGAAATCCTCGACCGCGACACCATCGGCAATGCCACCCGTGGCCGCGATCTGATGCCACTGGATCGCATCGTCGACATGGCCGTCAGCCGCCTGCGTCAGCGTCTGCGCGACACCGAAAAACCGCCGCGGCTGATCCGTACCGTGCGCGGCAGCGGCTACCAACTGGCAGCCACCGTGGTTGCCAGTAATGGCCACTGA